CAACCGCAAGCACTTAGCCTATGGACAGAGCTATAAATCTGATCAATCTCTTCGAAAATGCCGACATGTGTTGAAAGGTCGAGCGAGCAGCCTAAGAGCTGCCATAAATTTCGGATGTTTCGGGACGGAGAACAAGGTGATTATAGATGGTATATTGGAGATTGAAGATTGCTCTGACCAGATTACGATTTGCTGGTTACAAGTGGCTGGCAGATTTAGTTGCACCTTGCCACAAAGTGTCCAAAAAATATGAGGAACGAAGCCATCGCACaggaagtaaaataaattgtacgTAAAATTTATGCATAGACTGTCAGCCCGACGTTCCTCCGTGTTTTTCTGTGTGGGCTCTGGGCcgtacaatatattttttccttgccatttttttttttggctataGCTTTGGCCAGCAAAACAAGCCGCCCAACCAGCCAAACGAAATGGAGAGCCATTCTGGGCCACATGCCAAAAACAGAGTCGTCTGTCCGCCCCTGTTCCTGGCCATGCTCCTCTGTCTCCATCTTCGTCTAACTCGGTGTCATTGTAGCGTTCCAGTGAcgactgtctgtccgtccgttcgACTGACTgagtgactgactgactgaatgcttgaatgactgactgactgggtGACGGGCTGTCTATTCCACTCGGCCGGGCGCATGCATTTGCTGATGCATAGCCAAAAACTAAAGTGGGAAATGGTGGAGAAAATGTTGCCAGGGTAGGAggtacacacaaaaagaaaatattgtttccaattacatttttataatttcttaatattttaaatccctTTAAATGATTGCTGATACaaacctaaaatatatttctaaaagCTAAAGAATATggcttcaaattaaatttgtattgtttcttaatatttttcaaattgaaaacccaaattttccaaactttaaatataaattgtaaaaggTGAGGAAATCGTCTGCTACAGCCTTGAGTATTAATGTGCCTttccagaaaaaaagttttaattcaAAGCTAATCcaccaaatatattttctgtacAAAGTATTTTCCTATCGtttataaatgcatttaaaatatatttacaaaaaggtaattattaaaaaacggaaaaataaattgtaagttaaaaatgtaagaaataatttcggtacccacatttttttttaacaaactataagaaaatgtatttttttttatgagtgtagaagccaaccatttgcatttgcatctgTCTGTGCCCATTAGGCATTGGTTCCCATacatttggtttatttttctttttcatttttggctCCCACTTTCTGTGTCGCTGAGTGAAATATCTTTGAGTGAATGAATAAAACTGCGGCTGCCTTGTGGAATCTGTCGCTGTTTCTGTTTCCCCATAGCTGTGTGCTCACTTTGTTACTTTGTACTTTGTTGTGCTGGATTATAGTTACATTTGTGTGCACATGGAATTATTGATTTGGCCCCCAGCCAAATGGAACCTCGCAATTGCAGGGGCGCCCTGACTCTAAGATTTTCGTCGAAGTAGTGGATAAGCGGCTGCCAAAGTATTAAAaaggaattaaattaatttgctgcCAACGTTCGACTACGCACACTTGTTGACCTCGATTTTGATTGCCAGTGCACAACAATGGTAGAGTTTCGTGGAAGTAAGGGCCATGTATTGCCCTGCTACCTGACTCTTGACACATTTGCAGTCTGCACTAATGTTTGGCATTGGCAATGCAGCCGCAAATGGAAATTTGCGAAATTATTTCAAGTTGAATGGCCATACCCGTCGCAGGCGGACACATCCATTCAGGGAGCATAATAGATGTTTGCCCAGCTCAAATTCTTGTTTGCTCAGCTCATGCATTTCTATGAGCTCGTCGAGTGTGAAAAGTGTGTGGGCCGTggtgggttcggttcggttcggttctgGGGCCTCCGGGACTCTGGGGTCTCTGGGTTCAAGGGTGCTCGAGaaaccaaacgaaacgaaaccaaaATGCGTAAATTGAAATTGAGAGATTCCATCAAATTCACAGCCGTTCATTGCTTTTGAAATGAGCTACAATGTTCGttacttttttattcaaacaaaaagtTCAAAGAAAGATGGGGTTAGCGATTGGGAGTGGGCAGAGCTGCAAAACTATCGATTGTTAGTATAGTCGATAAATTCGATAACATGAAATATCGTAATAATTGTACAAAAACCGATAATCtgaaatggttaaaaataaaaaaaattctaataattttatgaCTTGCAAAATAATCCAAATTGTTGTAAAAATGATCAgtaggaaaaacatggaaaACATATCTAAATAATCGATAGTTTTGCAGCTTGGGATTTGGGGGAATTGGAAGGGACTGGGGCTTATGGCATTaccaaaacgaagcaaatctaACGCCTGTAGTGCTGATACATGCCATGACCATAGCCCATGGGTGTGCTGCCCATGGCACGTTCGGTTGCCTTCTCGATGCTGGCGTAAACGCACCTGTAACAGCACACATAGGCCAAACATCACTTGAACAGGATGCGCCGGAAGGCGCGCCGGAAGTCCTTGTTGAAGATGGTATAGATGGCCGGATTGAGGGCCGAGTTCATGTAGCCCAGCCAGAAGGCGACGGCGAACGCCGAATCGGGTATATTGCAGTGGCTGCTACATGCCGGCACCAGGATGTACAGGAAGAAGAACGGCAGCCAGCAGGCGATGAAGCTGCCCATGATCAGCCCCAGGATTAGGGTGGCCCGCTTCTCCTTCTTCCGCGCAATCCTTCGCTTCTCCTTCTCCGGATCCCGGGGCTTCGGGGTCTTCGGTATGGCCGGCTCCAGTTCCGCCTTCACCacctgctgctgatgctgctgttgctgctgttgatttTTGTTGCCCGTCGCCGCACTGGGATGTTGATTCTTGGCCGCCGCTTTGGCCTCGTTGCGACGCTGCTGATTATTCGATTTGCGCCCGAAGATCGGCTGGCAAAGGCGAAACTTGAGCGGCTTGACCACGGCACAGCGACTGACCACGCCCGAATCGCTGCTGGATGGATCGAATTCACTCACCATGTCCGTGTCCACGCCCACGGATAAGGCTCGACACCTTCCGGCGATTGGGGAGACGCGCAGCTCGTTGCCCGGCGTTTGCAGTCCTCCTGTCGTCGTCGTACCTGCACTTCCATTTCCCCCGCCAGCGgatgctgctcctcctcctcctcctcctccgcctccgccaTCCATGGCCAcgctgccgttgttgttgttcagcGCATTGATGGAGTTGTTGCTGCCCATGGACGGGGGCACGGGCACATTGAGACCCACCCGACCGGTGGCTATCGTGCTCACATGGAGCGTTTCCCTCGGCGAGGTGGGCTGTGCACTGTCTATGGTGGAGGCGGCACCCCCATTCCCGCTGCTCACCACGGTGACCGAATTAACGCCCGCCCCATTGGGATTGGCATAGGCCAGCACCGTTTGGGCGGCCACCGCCTCCAGTTCCCCCGCCTCCGAGGTGGAGATGTCGGAGGCCAGGTCCATGGTCACCGTGGGTATCTGCATGGGCAGAGTGGCGCTGTTCGGTGGAGTCTCGATGGTGGCTATTTGGCGCTGCTGATGCAGCTGCAAAGCGGCCGCGCCGCTGGAGGAGGGCATCGGTATGGTTCCTTTCTTGGCGGTGGTGAAGCTCGTTACCTGCGGCGAAAAAGGTCAAAGGATGAGCTACTATTAATTCACCGAAAAAGGTCAGGAGATGCAATGAAAAATGTCGCCTAAAAATTTGGTATATTCATGATTATAGTATAGGGGAGGTGAAAATGCTTAAACTGTATTTTATATAGTTTGTATAGATTTTCTTTTAACATTTTGGcgttaaaatgaaattattttttacatttccaattttaaaaaatgtttttcctaaattttaaatttgaaagttattccctttttatttggttgtttttaaattaattgtatacttgaaaattattaatttcagtTAAATTTGCGttccaaatttttaattatgtaaaaaagttAATGATTGTTGGATGGTAAATTATTCTGGGTCTTTCACAAAATCCATACTTTATGATTGCTTTAGGTAATCTTAAGTCGTTAATTCGTACACATTTAGAGATCATAAATTCGTttgcattacatttttaatttgctaGCAGTGTTGTTGCTGTGCCAGCACGGTTCACAGTTCTCAAAGTGGTTCTGTGTGATTAACAGTCTCACATGCTCGGGCATTGCAAATTAGCTTGCAGATCCGCACAAGTGCAACTGCAGTCGAGAACAGGGACAGATGGCCCAACACTTGCTACAACAGTTTTCCATTTCGAAAATCCTGTTTAAGCCAACGGGCGGCAGAAACGCGTCCGAGCGCGCGGATTACACAAACATGGAGCGAGGGCTGCTGCCTTTGGATGGGTTGTGGACTCAGCAGTGGACTGGGCGGAGGGAGGAGGGGCCGTGCATATTCAATGCTCgaaaagcagcaacaattaCCCCGGGCAATTAACAGAGACACTGAGCGTCCcaacgaaaatgaaaataaaataaggagAGGTCGGGGATCGAATGTTTAAATACCCTttaattttatagaatttctttgatgtatttcctatattttttgaaaattttttaaaataaatcaaaaaacccaattatttacttttataaataaaaagtaaaatagtaaataatcaatatttcttaatattttaacctttcacatatttttgaaaaaaacaaaaaattgaattgtgATTTTTAGGATAGTAACATAGTGTGAAAAATacgtaaaacaaacaaaaaaaaacagtcatttaattttttaaataaattgtttataagGGAAATAATTGGAagttcttaatattttaacatcgtacttttttaaactatgaaaaattgaaaccgtttttaagaaaatatatcttttgtcaaaaataataattttttttcttttaatattggttaataatattttctctgCGTCAACTGATCATACCCCACAATAGGTACAGCAACAATGCTCGAAGCAAATCGCGTTGTCAGCATATGTGTGGGAATCTTCCCCTTCTGTTTCCctgattttggtttttcctcTGCTTGTTTTTCCACCGCCCATCGTAcctccccctttttccccCTGTTTGTTAATCGCTCGTTTGGGCCGCTGCTCTTGAATTTGTTTGCACAAAATGGTCGAGAAGTGTCGCTGATATTGCCAGCACTGTCCAGACTGCAATGTTTTCCACCGCACTTCAggattctgttttttttttgtgcccgTGTGCATTGCGCATATAGttaattgaaaatgcaaattgcgtTGCATTGGCACTCGTTGCGGCAGGTAATTGACGATCATTAGAGACTTTTCACTCAATCAGTGGATTTGGGGTGGAGTTTCGATTAAATTTTCAGCGATAATTTTCCAACAAAGCCCGTTAAGAGCGGGCGTGTGTGTGGAGTCAGCAAATGCCATTGCATTGAATGGCCCCTGCATAATGGCCATTTGCCTTAACGTGGCCAACTGTGCTGCAGCGGCCAAAATTGCAGCGTTGGCAAGCTGCATTGCCTGATGGCCTGACacggggaaaagggggaattggaattggaatggGGTTAAGTCCTACACGTGGCCCCAAAAGTTGTTGATGGGAAATTGAAGCGAAGCATGTGTGCTCAATTTGCAGCTTCCTCAGGTAATGCACAATTACTTTTGCCCAAAAGCGGAAGTGTGGGCTGGGTAAAGTGTGTGCGAATATTACACATACGCCACATATGCCACAGTCGGTTAGAAGAATTACATTTGTCCATTGAATCGTAAAAATTCTCATTTCCATGCCTGACACATTTTGCGGCCAACCGCATTAACGATCCGAAGGTGTGAGACCCAAAATCCATCCCCCCATCGATGTGCAATCGGGGAGAGCTTTTGTCAGAGTTCATTAGGCACACAAACATTTTGACGGgtcaaaattcataaataatcAGCCCCGTTCGTGTTTGTGTTACCCCACGGATTCCACTCACCTGTTCGTTGTTTGTTTTGCGGGGATGCTTTTTGATGCCCCTCCTCGCCCGCGCCTTGGCGGCAAAGTAAATTCGTATGTACACAAAGACCATTATGCAGCTGGGGATGTAGAAGGAGCCCAGCGCCGAGTAAAGCACGTAGCCAATGTCATTGCTCAGCTGCAACAGAAAAAGGTAGAAGGTTAGACGTTATCGGTGTGGGCTAAATGGGTTTGCTTGAATCGGTGCCAAAGGTGATGTCAGTGGGTCCAAAGTCAGGTCATAGGTCCATGAGGGAgagtaatttaaatattattaattcagTCGGGATCATAAAtacatgttttaaatatagttAAGAATTTGAGATTGCCTTGCTGAGGGAAAAACTAAATGCAACCACACTTTTgggataaaattattaatagaatttttctgaaatcgAATAATAACCTACATTTGAAAATGTAGCAATTTGGCTTTGCCTCTTATCGTTAATAACGGATGTTGTTTGAGAAGCAATTATGCTGTTTTAAAAACACTCCCGCAAGTGTTCGCCTTATCTCGATTTTTGTAAACTCAATTAGAAggaatgatttttttcgacacATGCCGGGCAATACTAAAATAGAAAGAATGTTATTCGATAGGAGAGCAAGGGAGTATTATCGCGCcataataaattattcaaaaaatcgTTGGTTCAGTATAAG
This portion of the Drosophila takahashii strain IR98-3 E-12201 chromosome 3R, DtakHiC1v2, whole genome shotgun sequence genome encodes:
- the Octalpha2R gene encoding 5-hydroxytryptamine receptor 2A isoform X3, yielding MPSSSGAAALQLHQQRQIATIETPPNSATLPMQIPTVTMDLASDISTSEAGELEAVAAQTVLAYANPNGAGVNSVTVVSSGNGGAASTIDSAQPTSPRETLHVSTIATGRVGLNVPVPPSMGSNNSINALNNNNGSVAMDGGGGGGGGGGAASAGGGNGSAGTTTTGGLQTPGNELRVSPIAGRCRALSVGVDTDMVSEFDPSSSDSGVVSRCAVVKPLKFRLCQPIFGRKSNNQQRRNEAKAAAKNQHPSAATGNKNQQQQQQHQQQVVKAELEPAIPKTPKPRDPEKEKRRIARKKEKRATLILGLIMGSFIACWLPFFFLYILVPACSSHCNIPDSAFAVAFWLGYMNSALNPAIYTIFNKDFRRAFRRILFK
- the Octalpha2R gene encoding alpha-2 adrenergic receptor isoform X2 — encoded protein: MQIQITTMDYSRLNANINTGNISTDDFLAVFTTGKPDNATLNPPLLSVDGQLTLPPGSGSGSGLGYINVNDTIFFLNGSFYNSSLQMAAGYYNQSGGSGATSGNLTNPNQTEVHWDGHYPSGYTLTHIVIASVIVTILMIIIVVGNMLVIIAIATEKSLKNIQNWFIASLAVADFFLGLIIMPFSLANELMGYWIFGSWWCDIHSAMDVLLSTASIMNLCLISLDRYWSITKAVDYLKSRTPARAAVMITAVWIMSALICIPPLLGWKVKTPEGPLPKCSLSNDIGYVLYSALGSFYIPSCIMVFVYIRIYFAAKARARRGIKKHPRKTNNEQVTSFTTAKKGTIPMPSSSGAAALQLHQQRQIATIETPPNSATLPMQIPTVTMDLASDISTSEAGELEAVAAQTVLAYANPNGAGVNSVTVVSSGNGGAASTIDSAQPTSPRETLHVSTIATGRVGLNVPVPPSMGSNNSINALNNNNGSVAMDGGGGGGGGGGAASAGGGNGSAGTTTTGGLQTPGNELRVSPIAGRCRALSVGVDTDMPIFGRKSNNQQRRNEAKAAAKNQHPSAATGNKNQQQQQQHQQQVVKAELEPAIPKTPKPRDPEKEKRRIARKKEKRATLILGLIMGSFIACWLPFFFLYILVPACSSHCNIPDSAFAVAFWLGYMNSALNPAIYTIFNKDFRRAFRRILFK
- the Octalpha2R gene encoding alpha-2 adrenergic receptor isoform X1, which codes for MQIQITTMDYSRLNANINTGNISTDDFLAVFTTGKPDNATLNPPLLSVDGQLTLPPGSGSGSGLGYINVNDTIFFLNGSFYNSSLQMAAGYYNQSGGSGATSGNLTNPNQTEVHWDGHYPSGYTLTHIVIASVIVTILMIIIVVGNMLVIIAIATEKSLKNIQNWFIASLAVADFFLGLIIMPFSLANELMGYWIFGSWWCDIHSAMDVLLSTASIMNLCLISLDRYWSITKAVDYLKSRTPARAAVMITAVWIMSALICIPPLLGWKVKTPEGPLPKCSLSNDIGYVLYSALGSFYIPSCIMVFVYIRIYFAAKARARRGIKKHPRKTNNEQVTSFTTAKKGTIPMPSSSGAAALQLHQQRQIATIETPPNSATLPMQIPTVTMDLASDISTSEAGELEAVAAQTVLAYANPNGAGVNSVTVVSSGNGGAASTIDSAQPTSPRETLHVSTIATGRVGLNVPVPPSMGSNNSINALNNNNGSVAMDGGGGGGGGGGAASAGGGNGSAGTTTTGGLQTPGNELRVSPIAGRCRALSVGVDTDMVSEFDPSSSDSGVVSRCAVVKPLKFRLCQPIFGRKSNNQQRRNEAKAAAKNQHPSAATGNKNQQQQQQHQQQVVKAELEPAIPKTPKPRDPEKEKRRIARKKEKRATLILGLIMGSFIACWLPFFFLYILVPACSSHCNIPDSAFAVAFWLGYMNSALNPAIYTIFNKDFRRAFRRILFK